One stretch of Harmonia axyridis chromosome 1, icHarAxyr1.1, whole genome shotgun sequence DNA includes these proteins:
- the LOC123683464 gene encoding abscisic acid and environmental stress-inducible protein-like, giving the protein MAVKLIASIIFVTAVVDVLSIPLASHHHHYKEKVSIKAKYKGYYPVIVEQPVIGYGGGHLSYSDGYDQWGGGHGHLGGGHGHLGGGHGHLGAGYGHVGGSVATASASAVATIGGGAVSASSSSASSYGYGK; this is encoded by the exons ATGGCTGTTAAG TTGATAGCTTCAATCATTTTTGTCACTGCTGTGGTTGACGTTCTATCGATACCATTGGCATCACATCATCATCATTATAAGGAGAAAGTCAGCATCAAAGCCAAATACAAGGGTTACTATCCAGTTATTGTCGAACAGCCTGTTATAGGATATGGAGGTGGTCATTTGAGTTATAGTGATGGATATGACCAATGGGGAGGAGGTCATGGTCATTTGGGAGGAGGACATGGCCATTTGGGTGGAGGACATGGTCATTTAGGAGCAGGCTATGGCCATGTTGGAGGTTCTGTAGCTACAGCTTCTGCCTCAGCCGTTGCAACTATAGGAGGAGGAGCAGTATCAGCATCATCAAGTAGTGCAAGTAGTTATGGATATGGAAAATAA